In the Agrococcus beijingensis genome, CGGCGACACGTTCGAGGCCAACGCGCTCATCAAGGCGCGCGCGGCGCACGAGCGCACGGGTCTGCCGGCGCTCGCCGACGACTCGGGCATCGAGGTCGATGCGCTCGACGGCGAGCCGGGCATCCACTCGGCCCGCTACGCCGGCACCCGCGTCGACCGCGACAACCTCGAGCTGCTGCTCACGAACCTCGGCGACCGCGCCGACCGCGGGGCGCGCTTCGTGTGCGCTGCGGCGTGGGTCGACGGCGACGGCGAGACCGTCGTGCGCGGCGAGTGGTCGGGCGAGATCGCGGATGCGCCCCGGGGCGCCGGCGGGTTCGGGTACGACCCGATCTTCCTCCCGCACGACGCCGGCGGCCGGGCCGCCGCCGAGCTGAGCCCCGAGGAGAAGGACGCGCTGAGCCACCGGCGGATCGCGTTCACGGCGCTCGCGGAGCGCATCGCGCGCGGCTGACTCGGCAGCCGGCTCCCCGGCCGCGCACGCTCATCGCGGTGCGGTGGGATGCGCTGCTCGCCTGGTCGCTGCTCGCCTGGTCGCTGGGCGTCACGGTGCTCGCGTCGATGGTCGGGTGGTGGCGGCGTTCTGGATGGACATCTCCCCGGGCGGGGCCGTGGTGCTCACGCAGGGCCTGGCGTTCGGGCTAGCGTTGCTGTTCGGGCCCCGCCGGGGGCTCGTCTTCCGGTGGGCGAGAGCGAGGCGTCATGCAGTCGACAGCGGCTGAGGACTACGTCAAGGCGGTCTACCACCACACCGAGTGGCAGTCCGAGCCGATCACGCCGTCGCAGCTCGCGACGCGACTCGGCCTGGCGAACTCGACGGTCACCGAGATGGTGAAGAAGCTGAGCGCCGCGGGCCTCGTGCACCACCGCCCGTACGGCGCGATCGAGCTCACCGACGCGGGCCGGGCGCTCGCGGTGCGGCAGGTGCGCCGGCACCGCGTGGTCGAGACCTGGCTGGTCGAGCGGCACGGCTACGACTGGGACGAGGTGCACGACGAGGCCGAGATCCTCGAGCACGCGCTCAGCGACCGGCTGCTCGACTCGATCGCCACGTCGCTCGGCGACCCCGTGCGCGACCCGCACGGCGACCCCATCCCGGCCGCCGACGGCACGGTGACCAGGCCGGATGCGGTGCTGCTGGCGAGCGCGCGGGTGGGCCACGAGGGCACCGTCGTGCGCATCTCCGACGCCGACCCCGCCATGCTGCGGTTCCTCGCCGAGGCCGGGGTGGCGCTCGACGCGCCGCTCACGGTGCAGGGGCAGAAGCCCTACTCGGGCTCGATCAGCGTGGCGACCCCCACGGGACAGGTCGACCTCGGGCCCGACGTCGCGCAAGCGGTCTGGCTCAGCGCGTAGCCGAGCCCGCGCAGTGCTCGCGGCGGTCAGCGCTCGATGCCGTAGTGCCCGGTGTCGCTGAGGTCGAGCGTCTCGACCGCGCCGGTCGCGGTGCCCTCGCGGATCTCCTTCGCGACCTCCCGGCGCGACTGGATCGCGTGCCAGACGATCACGCCGATCGCCATCGCGACCACGGCCAGCAGCACGACGTCGATGTACTCGGTGACGAGGTCGGCGACGCCCGGGATGTGCGCGACGCCCCAGCCGAGCAGCGGCAGCCCCGCGCCCCAGAGGAGCCCGCCCAGCACGTCCAGCCTCAGGAACAGGGGCCACGGCATCCGCCCCACCCCTGCCGCGACCGGCATGAAGGTGCGCACGATGCCGATGAACCGGGCGATGATCACGGCCGCGGCGCCGTAGCGGATGAAGAAGCGGTTGGTGCGCTCGATCGTGCGATGCGAGAACAGGCCAGACGAGCGCCGCTGGAAGATCGCCGGCCCCGCCTTGTGGCCGATGAAGTAGCCGAGTTGATCGCCGGCGACCGCGCACGCCCAGATGCACAGGCACACCAGCCAGATGGGCTGCGGGATGTCGCCCGTGAACGAGAGCACGCCGGCGACGACGAGCAGCGTGTCGCCGGGCAGCAGGAAGCCCACGAGCAGGCCGGTCTCGACGAAGACGATCGCGCAGACCAGCAGCAGCGCCCACACGCCCGCGCCCTGGATGAGCCCCTCGACGTCGATGAGGAGCTCGGTGGAGAGGGGAGGCATGGTCGCTCCTTCGCGA is a window encoding:
- a CDS encoding DedA family protein — its product is MPPLSTELLIDVEGLIQGAGVWALLLVCAIVFVETGLLVGFLLPGDTLLVVAGVLSFTGDIPQPIWLVCLCIWACAVAGDQLGYFIGHKAGPAIFQRRSSGLFSHRTIERTNRFFIRYGAAAVIIARFIGIVRTFMPVAAGVGRMPWPLFLRLDVLGGLLWGAGLPLLGWGVAHIPGVADLVTEYIDVVLLAVVAMAIGVIVWHAIQSRREVAKEIREGTATGAVETLDLSDTGHYGIER
- the rdgB gene encoding RdgB/HAM1 family non-canonical purine NTP pyrophosphatase; amino-acid sequence: MTSLGSTGIDAVGGGLQVVVATRNPHKVEELGRILAPLLPGVELLPDSGPEPVEDGDTFEANALIKARAAHERTGLPALADDSGIEVDALDGEPGIHSARYAGTRVDRDNLELLLTNLGDRADRGARFVCAAAWVDGDGETVVRGEWSGEIADAPRGAGGFGYDPIFLPHDAGGRAAAELSPEEKDALSHRRIAFTALAERIARG
- a CDS encoding metal-dependent transcriptional regulator, with protein sequence MQSTAAEDYVKAVYHHTEWQSEPITPSQLATRLGLANSTVTEMVKKLSAAGLVHHRPYGAIELTDAGRALAVRQVRRHRVVETWLVERHGYDWDEVHDEAEILEHALSDRLLDSIATSLGDPVRDPHGDPIPAADGTVTRPDAVLLASARVGHEGTVVRISDADPAMLRFLAEAGVALDAPLTVQGQKPYSGSISVATPTGQVDLGPDVAQAVWLSA